One part of the Paenibacillus silvisoli genome encodes these proteins:
- a CDS encoding ABC transporter permease: protein MRSKKWLLNYHLMLLPGILLLIVFSTIPIFGVVIAFQNFIPGIPIFKQDWAGLDNFKFMFQLPDSKRVFVNTIVIASMKIVLGLLIPVTFALLLNEIRVRSFKRLVQTIVYLPHFMSWVILSGILIAMLSIDGIVNQIIGLFHVDPIMFLASNQWFRHIIVWSDVLKEFGFSAIVYLAALAGINPSLYEAAEIDGASRTRKLFHVTIPGIMPTIVLLSTLSLGNILNAGFDQVFNLYNPLVYSTGDIVDTYVYRIGLVEAQYGLATSVGLLKSVIAILLIAVSNKLADKFANYRIF from the coding sequence ATGAGATCGAAGAAATGGCTTCTCAACTATCACTTGATGCTGCTGCCGGGGATTTTGCTGCTCATTGTATTCAGCACGATTCCGATCTTTGGCGTTGTTATCGCTTTTCAGAACTTTATTCCGGGAATTCCGATTTTCAAGCAAGACTGGGCGGGGCTTGATAATTTCAAATTTATGTTTCAGCTTCCGGACAGCAAACGCGTTTTTGTCAACACGATTGTTATCGCTTCCATGAAAATTGTCCTTGGCCTTCTCATTCCCGTTACCTTTGCATTATTGCTGAACGAAATACGCGTGCGTTCCTTTAAACGGCTGGTTCAGACCATCGTTTATTTACCGCACTTCATGTCCTGGGTTATTTTATCCGGCATATTGATTGCGATGCTATCGATCGACGGAATTGTAAACCAGATCATAGGATTATTTCACGTCGACCCCATTATGTTTCTAGCCAGCAATCAGTGGTTCCGCCATATTATCGTATGGAGCGACGTGCTGAAAGAGTTTGGTTTCAGCGCCATTGTTTATTTGGCCGCGCTGGCGGGAATTAATCCTTCGCTCTATGAAGCAGCCGAAATCGACGGGGCCTCAAGGACTCGCAAATTGTTCCATGTGACGATTCCCGGCATTATGCCAACGATCGTGCTGTTATCGACGCTTAGTCTTGGCAATATTCTGAACGCCGGCTTCGACCAAGTATTTAATCTGTACAACCCGCTCGTTTACTCGACCGGCGATATTGTGGATACGTATGTCTATCGCATCGGGCTAGTGGAAGCGCAATACGGACTGGCCACCTCTGTCGGACTACTGAAGTCAGTGATTGCCATTTTATTGATTGCCGTATCTAATAAATTGGCCGATAAATTTGCGAACTATCGCATCTTCTAG
- a CDS encoding carbohydrate ABC transporter permease, which yields MVLSKSWGTRGTDIMIFVLLTIVACISLFPLWYTIALSFSDKAAVNAGRVFAWPVGFNLSSYKIILEDHKFFAAFLISVKRVLLGGAINFILTVIMAYPLARDNKMFPGRKYYVWYLVFSMLFSGGLIPLYMTITELHLQNTIWSLVLPGAVPVFNVILIMNFFRNLPKELEEAAVVDGAGPWYTLMRIFIPVSMPALATVTLFSIVGHWNSFFDGLIYMNRPENYPLQTYIQQLVVRIDPALMQSLTTEQLIELSKASDKTLNSAKLIVAMIPLLMIYPFLQKYFVHGIVLGSVKE from the coding sequence ATGGTTCTTTCAAAATCTTGGGGCACCCGCGGTACCGATATCATGATCTTTGTTCTCTTAACCATTGTGGCTTGCATCTCTTTATTCCCTCTCTGGTACACGATTGCACTTTCTTTCAGCGACAAAGCTGCGGTAAATGCCGGCAGGGTATTTGCTTGGCCGGTTGGCTTTAATCTATCTTCGTACAAAATCATCTTGGAAGACCATAAATTTTTTGCAGCCTTTCTTATTTCAGTGAAACGAGTATTGCTTGGCGGAGCCATTAACTTCATCTTGACCGTCATCATGGCTTACCCATTAGCTAGAGATAACAAAATGTTCCCTGGAAGAAAATATTATGTGTGGTACCTGGTGTTCAGCATGCTCTTCTCCGGCGGCCTCATCCCGCTCTATATGACGATTACGGAATTACATTTGCAAAATACGATTTGGTCGCTCGTTTTGCCTGGCGCAGTACCGGTTTTCAACGTCATTCTTATTATGAATTTTTTCCGGAATTTGCCCAAGGAGCTCGAGGAAGCGGCAGTCGTTGACGGCGCCGGACCTTGGTATACGCTGATGCGTATTTTTATTCCGGTCTCGATGCCTGCTTTGGCGACCGTTACTTTGTTCAGTATTGTCGGTCATTGGAACTCTTTCTTTGATGGATTGATCTATATGAATCGACCGGAGAACTATCCGCTTCAGACCTATATTCAGCAGCTGGTCGTTCGGATTGATCCCGCTCTCATGCAGTCGCTTACGACAGAGCAATTAATCGAGCTGTCGAAGGCTTCTGACAAGACGTTGAATTCAGCCAAGCTGATTGTAGCGATGATTCCCCTTCTGATGATCTATCCGTTTCTTCAAAAGTATTTCGTGCACGGCATCGTGCTTGGATCCGTTAAGGAATAA
- a CDS encoding DUF5054 domain-containing protein, protein MKNIRKVHVVFKTHLDIGFTDLASHVVDQYFYSFIPQALDLAEAFNREQGTARFVWTTGSWLIHEFLKTADPEQKKRMEDGIAAGSIVWHGLPFTTHTELMDPALFEHGLSIARKLDEKYGKRTIAAKMTDVPGHTIGMVPYMAKSGIEYLHLGVNYASTKPSVPEVFVWRAQDGSEIVVNYAGSYGNITLIDGLDEVLVFAHTNDNMGPPKAEDIRKQFALLAEQFPGAIIEASTMDAFAEKLVAMKDQFPVVTEEIGDSWIHGAASDPLKIAHYRELLKLRSKWVGEGRLDASSRQYADFCEQLMLIPEHTWGMDEKTHLTDFKHYSVHDFHAARQADVVTKDAIPPRYGYFGIYGGDHSEKFESASGKSFSLIESSWEEQRNYIAQAISMLSSDMQNEARQALSKLSPDESYHVDGREFTLAEQQRLGCFHVEFGIDGSIIRLVDERGKVWADDQHRIGVFEYETFGMDHYQNWYRDYVVNWAETYFWSEPDFGKPGMEFAEPSPAHKRYSPRVSRAVVREDEQYDEVSLQLYMSQEASQIHGAPKELHTLYRFFKQEKKIEAELNWFHKQAYRLPEASWFSFALKVDNPNLWKMDKLGERVSPLEVVKNGNRSLHAVQSGVHYHGSDGIVHLETLDAPVLSPGEKRMLQFNQTFAPLDGGMHFNLHNNVWGTNFRMWYEENTKFRFAIYLE, encoded by the coding sequence ATGAAAAACATACGTAAAGTTCATGTTGTATTTAAAACGCATCTTGATATCGGGTTTACGGATCTGGCAAGTCATGTCGTGGATCAATATTTTTACTCGTTTATACCTCAAGCGCTCGATCTGGCTGAGGCATTCAATCGAGAACAGGGCACGGCAAGGTTTGTATGGACAACCGGCTCATGGCTTATTCATGAATTTTTGAAAACGGCTGATCCTGAGCAGAAAAAACGCATGGAAGACGGGATTGCTGCGGGCAGTATCGTTTGGCACGGATTACCGTTTACAACGCATACGGAATTAATGGATCCGGCTTTATTCGAGCATGGTTTGTCGATCGCGCGTAAGCTTGACGAGAAGTATGGCAAACGTACGATCGCGGCGAAGATGACGGATGTACCTGGACATACGATTGGCATGGTTCCCTATATGGCGAAGTCCGGAATTGAATACTTGCACCTTGGCGTTAACTATGCTTCGACGAAGCCGAGCGTTCCGGAAGTATTCGTATGGCGAGCGCAGGACGGGTCGGAAATCGTTGTCAACTATGCCGGCAGCTACGGCAATATCACGTTAATCGACGGTTTGGATGAAGTGCTTGTGTTCGCGCATACGAACGACAATATGGGGCCGCCGAAGGCAGAGGATATACGGAAGCAGTTCGCACTGCTTGCCGAACAATTCCCGGGAGCGATCATAGAAGCCTCGACAATGGATGCGTTCGCCGAGAAATTAGTAGCTATGAAAGATCAATTCCCAGTCGTTACCGAGGAAATTGGCGATTCATGGATTCACGGGGCAGCCTCCGATCCGCTGAAAATCGCCCATTATCGGGAGCTTTTAAAACTGCGGAGTAAGTGGGTGGGCGAAGGTCGATTGGACGCAAGCAGCCGACAATATGCCGACTTCTGCGAACAGCTCATGCTCATTCCCGAACATACATGGGGCATGGACGAGAAAACGCATCTGACCGATTTCAAGCATTATTCGGTCCATGACTTTCATGCGGCAAGGCAAGCCGATGTCGTCACGAAGGATGCCATCCCTCCTCGTTATGGCTATTTCGGCATTTATGGCGGCGACCACTCGGAAAAGTTTGAATCTGCTTCCGGGAAAAGCTTCAGTCTAATTGAAAGCTCATGGGAGGAACAAAGGAATTACATTGCACAGGCGATATCCATGTTATCGTCAGACATGCAGAACGAAGCACGTCAGGCGCTGTCGAAGTTATCTCCTGATGAATCGTATCATGTTGATGGGCGTGAATTCACCTTGGCAGAGCAGCAGCGCCTAGGCTGCTTCCATGTCGAATTTGGAATCGACGGATCGATTATTCGGCTTGTTGACGAGCGGGGCAAAGTTTGGGCTGACGATCAGCATCGGATAGGTGTATTCGAATATGAAACGTTTGGCATGGATCACTACCAAAATTGGTATCGGGATTACGTTGTGAATTGGGCCGAAACGTATTTCTGGTCGGAGCCGGACTTCGGCAAGCCAGGCATGGAGTTTGCGGAGCCTAGTCCGGCGCATAAGCGGTATTCACCGCGGGTCAGCAGGGCAGTTGTCCGGGAAGACGAGCAATATGACGAAGTTAGTTTGCAGCTTTACATGAGCCAAGAAGCCTCGCAGATACATGGCGCTCCCAAGGAGCTTCATACTCTGTATCGGTTCTTCAAACAGGAGAAGAAAATCGAAGCCGAATTGAATTGGTTCCATAAGCAGGCATACCGACTGCCGGAGGCAAGCTGGTTCTCATTTGCTTTGAAAGTAGATAACCCGAACCTTTGGAAGATGGATAAGCTGGGTGAACGCGTTTCGCCGCTTGAGGTTGTTAAGAACGGGAACCGCAGTCTTCATGCCGTTCAATCAGGCGTGCATTACCACGGCAGCGATGGCATTGTTCATTTGGAAACGTTGGATGCCCCGGTACTTTCTCCTGGGGAGAAGAGGATGCTTCAATTTAATCAAACGTTCGCTCCCCTGGATGGCGGCATGCATTTCAACCTGCACAATAACGTTTGGGGTACTAACTTCCGGATGTGGTACGAAGAGAATACGAAGTTCAGATTCGCGATTTATTTGGAATAA
- a CDS encoding phytanoyl-CoA dioxygenase family protein translates to MPQMNGIPTQEDVDFFRTNGYWISSKMIDDERLERLRDRMERVYDGEFETGTPPDAVWRRETSRPNSLRKTDNAHLADLTIRALAHDPQIGAIAAMLAGTNTIRFWEDQLLLKPAQSSGNAANVGWHQDYHYWGCFQNPETMITAWVAYDDVDEENGCMQMVPGSHNWGILNGNDFYEQNMQKQLQDMAPEGQIARTVPIIMKAGQISFHHSLTIHGSGPNVSDRVRRSSALHYLTGETRYRAGFADEYSEIKKFIAAGGKDGDIVQGDMFPVVYRRA, encoded by the coding sequence ATGCCGCAGATGAATGGTATCCCAACGCAAGAAGACGTCGATTTCTTTCGGACAAACGGATATTGGATCTCTTCGAAGATGATCGATGACGAGCGATTGGAAAGACTGCGTGACAGAATGGAGCGAGTGTATGACGGAGAATTCGAAACCGGAACGCCACCGGATGCCGTCTGGCGCCGTGAGACAAGCCGGCCCAACTCCCTTCGCAAAACCGATAACGCGCATTTGGCAGACTTGACGATCCGTGCGCTTGCCCATGACCCGCAGATCGGAGCAATCGCCGCTATGCTGGCAGGAACGAATACGATTCGTTTCTGGGAGGATCAGTTGCTGCTGAAACCGGCGCAGTCCAGCGGAAACGCGGCGAACGTCGGCTGGCATCAGGATTATCATTACTGGGGCTGTTTCCAGAACCCGGAGACGATGATCACGGCATGGGTAGCTTACGATGACGTTGACGAGGAAAACGGCTGCATGCAAATGGTGCCAGGCAGCCATAATTGGGGGATTTTGAACGGGAACGATTTTTACGAGCAAAACATGCAAAAGCAATTGCAGGATATGGCACCGGAAGGGCAGATCGCTCGAACCGTTCCTATCATCATGAAGGCAGGTCAAATCAGCTTCCATCATAGTCTGACGATTCACGGAAGCGGGCCAAACGTATCCGACCGGGTACGCCGTTCGTCGGCGCTTCATTATCTGACGGGCGAGACGCGCTATCGGGCGGGATTCGCTGACGAATACTCCGAAATCAAGAAATTCATCGCTGCCGGCGGCAAAGACGGGGACATCGTGCAAGGGGACATGTTTCCGGTCGTTTATCGTAGAGCTTGA
- a CDS encoding glycosyl hydrolase family 95 catalytic domain-containing protein has product MLGMGDGSPLRLSLDRGDLWDTRLVPEVLDKGFTYRNLIELVREGDQEQISRRYSDFFSEYPNPTKLPAGRIEMQGPAAESMTCRLHLREARAEVKWQAGESSYRLETFLHAENGLGYIRLERGEEQELRPTEWVYLVAANHDGEDWLERAKAKVMSAVQEGYDSAFPGHSAWWERYWQRSELTLSEFEMEKQWYLTNYLFGSCSRKGAPPLPLQGVWTADEGKLPPWKGDYHHDLNTELSCWHYLKANHLEEGEAYLDFLWNLRPAARDFAQSYYESAGINLPSVMTMDGKPLGGWPMYSLSPTNQIWLCQAFDHYWLYIGDREFLADKAYVYFTETANCLLDLLRQGEDGKLRLPISSSPEVHDDSLHTPNRLCLMTVIPSFWSSVSAQGICC; this is encoded by the coding sequence ATGCTTGGTATGGGCGATGGTTCGCCTCTTCGCCTAAGCCTTGATCGGGGAGATTTGTGGGATACACGGCTTGTGCCGGAAGTGCTTGATAAGGGCTTTACATATCGGAACCTAATAGAGCTTGTGCGAGAAGGAGATCAGGAGCAAATCTCTCGAAGATACAGCGACTTCTTCTCGGAGTATCCGAACCCCACCAAGCTGCCGGCGGGCCGAATTGAAATGCAAGGACCTGCAGCCGAGTCAATGACATGCAGGCTTCATCTTCGCGAGGCGAGGGCAGAGGTTAAATGGCAGGCTGGCGAGTCTTCATATCGGCTGGAAACCTTTTTGCATGCCGAGAATGGGCTCGGGTATATTCGTCTGGAGCGGGGAGAAGAGCAAGAGTTACGGCCGACCGAGTGGGTCTACCTCGTGGCTGCCAACCACGATGGCGAGGATTGGCTTGAACGAGCGAAAGCAAAGGTGATGTCTGCGGTCCAGGAGGGCTACGATTCAGCGTTTCCGGGTCACTCCGCCTGGTGGGAGCGGTACTGGCAGCGAAGCGAACTGACGCTGTCCGAGTTTGAAATGGAGAAACAGTGGTACCTCACGAATTATTTGTTCGGTTCCTGTTCACGGAAAGGCGCTCCTCCCCTGCCGCTTCAAGGCGTTTGGACGGCCGATGAAGGCAAATTGCCGCCGTGGAAGGGCGATTATCACCATGACCTGAATACAGAGCTTAGCTGCTGGCATTATTTAAAGGCGAATCATCTGGAGGAAGGAGAAGCCTATCTTGACTTCCTTTGGAATTTGCGACCGGCAGCCCGCGATTTCGCGCAATCTTATTATGAATCCGCCGGCATCAATTTGCCTTCCGTTATGACCATGGACGGGAAGCCGCTGGGCGGATGGCCGATGTATTCGCTCAGCCCGACCAATCAGATCTGGCTCTGCCAGGCGTTCGATCACTACTGGCTGTATATCGGAGATCGGGAGTTCCTTGCAGACAAAGCTTATGTCTACTTCACGGAAACGGCAAATTGCTTGCTGGACTTGCTGCGCCAAGGTGAAGACGGCAAGCTGCGGCTTCCTATTTCGAGCTCTCCAGAAGTTCACGATGACAGCTTACATACGCCAAATCGCTTGTGCCTTATGACAGTAATTCCGTCCTTTTGGTCCAGCGTATCAGCCCAAGGGATCTGTTGTTGA
- a CDS encoding right-handed parallel beta-helix repeat-containing protein codes for MPYDSNSVLLVQRISPRDLLLTLSKPAPEQIALEDVIENTTWTPEVEIRTNRFARVPTRGILVTTRGKVVIEQNWFDRLNMSGILIADDAESWYESGSVKDVTIRNNTFNHCGGREHPVILIAPENTSVDPDVPVHRNIRIEGNIIRTANALVLDAKSTRGLTFRKNEISFTDAVRKPVNLAGAVRLTACSGVQIQDNMII; via the coding sequence GTGCCTTATGACAGTAATTCCGTCCTTTTGGTCCAGCGTATCAGCCCAAGGGATCTGTTGTTGACGTTAAGCAAGCCTGCTCCAGAACAGATTGCGCTGGAAGACGTCATCGAGAATACGACATGGACGCCGGAAGTCGAAATTCGGACCAATCGGTTCGCCCGCGTGCCGACTAGAGGGATCTTGGTCACTACGCGCGGTAAAGTCGTCATCGAGCAAAACTGGTTTGATCGGCTAAACATGAGCGGCATTCTGATTGCCGACGATGCGGAGAGCTGGTATGAATCCGGCAGCGTGAAGGATGTCACGATTCGCAATAACACGTTCAACCACTGCGGGGGAAGAGAGCATCCCGTCATCTTAATCGCGCCAGAGAATACAAGCGTGGATCCCGATGTTCCCGTTCACCGGAACATTCGGATTGAGGGGAATATCATTCGTACCGCGAATGCGCTTGTATTGGATGCGAAGAGTACCCGCGGACTTACGTTCCGGAAAAATGAAATCTCGTTTACGGACGCAGTTCGTAAACCGGTCAATTTGGCTGGGGCGGTTCGCTTAACTGCCTGCAGCGGCGTTCAGATTCAGGACAACATGATTATTTAG
- a CDS encoding carbohydrate ABC transporter permease: protein MIELQKSGFMLGQMPKLVINLVFIVYSLLCILPIVLVLSISLTDESSLMSDGYHLIPKLFSTYGYDYIISGTSTILNAYKVTIIVTLVGAFSSLLVTSLMGYALSRTELKYRGQISFIIFFTILFNGGLAPYYILVTRYLHLKDTLLILILALLFSPVNVLIMRNFFKEVPGSIIESARIDGSGEFRTFFRIVLPVSTPVLATIGLFSSVGYWNDWFTCALFIENNKLYNLQYLLQALMSNLDYLQSNAAASKSLENAIGVLPGESARMATCILSIGPIILLYPLLQKYFVKGLTLGAVKS from the coding sequence GTGATTGAATTGCAAAAGAGCGGATTCATGCTGGGTCAAATGCCAAAGCTCGTGATAAACCTTGTTTTCATCGTTTACAGTCTCTTGTGTATCCTTCCGATTGTGCTGGTGCTGTCGATTTCGTTAACGGACGAAAGTTCATTGATGTCAGATGGCTACCATCTCATACCGAAACTATTCAGCACCTACGGCTATGATTATATTATTTCGGGCACGTCGACCATTCTGAATGCCTACAAGGTAACGATAATCGTAACGCTTGTGGGCGCCTTCTCTTCTTTACTCGTGACGTCGCTGATGGGTTATGCCTTATCAAGAACTGAGCTCAAATATCGCGGCCAAATCTCGTTTATCATCTTCTTTACGATCCTGTTTAATGGCGGTTTAGCTCCGTATTATATCTTGGTCACTCGCTATCTTCATTTGAAGGATACGCTTCTGATCTTGATTCTCGCGCTGCTCTTCTCGCCAGTGAACGTTCTTATCATGCGTAACTTTTTCAAAGAAGTGCCTGGCTCCATTATCGAATCCGCTAGAATCGACGGCTCGGGCGAGTTCCGGACGTTCTTCCGGATCGTGCTCCCGGTGTCTACCCCCGTGCTGGCGACGATTGGATTATTCTCGTCCGTCGGTTACTGGAACGACTGGTTTACTTGCGCGCTGTTCATCGAGAATAACAAGCTGTACAATCTTCAATATTTGCTTCAGGCTCTGATGTCCAACCTCGATTATTTACAAAGCAATGCAGCAGCATCGAAATCACTGGAGAACGCGATAGGCGTCCTGCCAGGGGAAAGCGCGCGAATGGCGACGTGTATTCTTTCCATTGGGCCGATCATTCTGCTGTACCCGCTGCTGCAGAAGTACTTTGTAAAGGGGCTTACGCTTGGCGCCGTGAAATCGTAA
- a CDS encoding ABC transporter permease — MSSQSQAVAATVKGERKKTRALSPVTFLREITKHWAFYAMILPGLLFLIIFNYLPMFGVVIAFKDYNPVAGIWESKWIGLKNFEFFFKSDAMWRVTLNTISYNLLIMFLVTSISILFAILLQETGGRYRSSIYKSLMLLPFFLSWIVGDYIVYALLNPDQGLLNQIRELFGYEAIDWYGEPSYWRIIMPLAYLLKNVGYTSVIYVAAITGISSDYYEAAEIDGASKLQKARFITIPLLIPVVIILSLLSLGKIFNGGLGDWSAFYTLPRESGILFSSTDVIDTYVFRALKGVSDIGMSSAVGFYQAIVGLVMVLATNYLVKKYDSESSLF, encoded by the coding sequence ATGAGTTCCCAATCACAAGCGGTTGCAGCAACCGTGAAAGGTGAACGCAAGAAAACCAGAGCCCTCTCTCCGGTGACCTTCCTAAGGGAGATCACCAAGCATTGGGCGTTCTATGCCATGATTTTGCCAGGGCTGCTCTTCTTGATCATCTTCAATTACTTGCCGATGTTCGGGGTAGTCATTGCGTTCAAGGATTATAATCCAGTTGCCGGCATATGGGAGAGCAAATGGATTGGCCTTAAAAATTTCGAGTTTTTCTTCAAATCCGATGCCATGTGGCGGGTTACCCTTAACACGATTTCCTATAACCTGCTCATCATGTTCCTCGTGACTTCGATCTCGATCCTATTTGCCATCTTGCTTCAGGAGACCGGAGGCCGTTACCGGTCCAGCATTTATAAGAGTCTGATGCTGCTTCCATTCTTCCTCTCATGGATTGTTGGCGATTACATCGTGTACGCCCTGCTCAACCCGGATCAAGGATTACTAAACCAAATTAGGGAGCTATTCGGATACGAAGCAATCGATTGGTATGGCGAGCCTTCCTATTGGCGGATTATTATGCCCTTGGCTTATCTCCTGAAGAATGTCGGCTATACGTCCGTCATTTACGTTGCGGCGATCACCGGCATTTCCTCCGATTATTACGAAGCGGCCGAAATCGATGGCGCCAGCAAGCTTCAGAAGGCAAGATTCATTACCATCCCGCTGTTGATTCCAGTCGTTATCATTCTCTCGCTTCTCTCTCTCGGGAAAATATTCAACGGCGGACTTGGCGACTGGAGCGCGTTTTATACGCTGCCGCGGGAATCGGGAATCTTATTCTCGTCAACCGACGTTATCGACACCTATGTGTTCCGGGCGCTGAAAGGCGTGAGCGATATCGGTATGTCATCCGCGGTCGGTTTCTATCAGGCGATCGTAGGACTGGTCATGGTGTTGGCAACGAACTACCTTGTTAAAAAGTACGATTCCGAAAGCTCGTTATTTTAG
- a CDS encoding helix-turn-helix domain-containing protein, which translates to MALQNKLHLKSLYTKLLLTFTLTVTLLIFGLSALLYRNYTSASIDSITRTNTSMLHQISYSANYMDNVAQKFITAATAEPSVANLFFNPEDDMVLLGGAFRFLNLLVTTNDYVYSAYTVSLPLDRIVSTENGAFYSVHDFYDPEAVKLVQEWNESMARVPIARIIPSSSSGNVNVYTYVLPYQVRLGKHPQTALVVNIKASVLRALITSLNTKEMDYTSDIFVIDANGGVVNHASAEMFKHNIKETSYARAALESNQSSGSFKINIEGKPFNITYVSSDQLRWTFISLTAYDTFMSPVEAIKSSTLLISVIVLMLGLLFSLLMSRSLYSPVRTLMDAIRNKNDELVRKQRDQRHTLKGDWLKQIVLGNKSFEEQELELQKAELGIRPRLAGRARMVMFRIDGYKSFVDNYSKRDRRLLKFAIANIIEDLSLANLHADVIDMDNDKLVLLLDSDGSEEETSILIELARNVQSSVNQYLRLSVSTAIGNPALSAHFLGEAYSETLALSMYRLVAGQGSVLTPAFLSSIENQPSFPESKAKLLLDSLKLGHLDKAIGYYDEIMNGLVRSRYETILSSVMRLMFMIRSAFPSVADSDQSRVPDLLQGFLIHIESIESLEEIHRKFEEIFKEIVDSLDTSKQNKRQMIVSRVKQMIEENYHDTNLNLSALAEEFQMSHVYLGRIFKESTGQSAVEYITTVRMEHVKQLLDETNLSTKAIVEKCGWEDSNYFYILFKKHFGMPLSQYRLQPKNTDE; encoded by the coding sequence ATGGCACTGCAAAACAAGCTGCACTTGAAAAGCTTATACACGAAACTTCTTCTCACGTTCACGTTAACGGTTACTCTATTGATCTTCGGATTGTCCGCCCTCTTGTACCGGAACTATACTTCGGCTTCCATCGATAGTATCACTCGGACGAATACGTCAATGCTGCATCAGATTAGCTACAGCGCTAATTACATGGATAACGTTGCGCAGAAATTTATTACCGCAGCAACGGCGGAACCAAGTGTCGCAAACCTCTTCTTTAATCCGGAAGATGATATGGTTCTGCTTGGCGGCGCGTTCCGCTTCCTTAACCTGCTTGTTACGACCAATGATTACGTCTATTCGGCTTATACGGTTAGCCTTCCATTAGATCGAATCGTTTCCACGGAGAACGGCGCGTTCTATTCCGTTCACGACTTCTATGATCCTGAAGCCGTGAAACTCGTGCAAGAGTGGAACGAATCCATGGCCCGGGTTCCGATTGCCCGCATAATCCCAAGCTCTAGTTCAGGGAATGTCAATGTCTATACCTATGTCCTGCCGTATCAGGTCCGATTGGGCAAGCATCCTCAGACGGCGCTTGTAGTCAATATTAAAGCAAGCGTGCTTCGCGCGCTGATTACGTCCTTGAATACGAAAGAAATGGATTACACCAGCGACATCTTTGTCATTGATGCAAACGGTGGCGTAGTTAACCACGCTTCGGCGGAGATGTTCAAGCACAATATTAAGGAAACGAGCTATGCGCGAGCTGCGCTTGAATCCAATCAATCGTCCGGCAGCTTCAAGATTAACATCGAGGGAAAGCCTTTCAACATTACGTATGTATCTTCTGATCAATTAAGATGGACGTTTATCAGTCTGACTGCTTATGACACCTTCATGTCTCCTGTGGAAGCCATCAAGTCGTCGACGCTGCTCATTAGCGTCATTGTGCTCATGCTAGGTTTGCTTTTCTCCCTGCTTATGTCCAGATCGCTATATTCGCCAGTCCGAACTTTAATGGATGCCATTCGAAACAAGAACGACGAATTAGTTCGAAAGCAGCGGGATCAGCGTCATACGCTGAAGGGTGATTGGCTCAAGCAAATCGTTCTAGGAAATAAATCGTTCGAAGAACAAGAGCTTGAGCTTCAGAAGGCGGAGCTCGGCATTCGTCCGCGTCTTGCAGGGAGGGCTCGGATGGTGATGTTCCGGATTGATGGGTATAAATCGTTTGTGGACAACTACAGCAAGAGAGACCGTAGACTGCTGAAATTTGCAATCGCCAATATTATAGAGGATCTTTCACTCGCCAATCTGCATGCCGACGTCATTGATATGGACAATGATAAGCTCGTTCTGCTTCTGGATTCGGACGGTTCGGAGGAAGAGACATCGATTCTTATAGAGTTGGCTAGGAATGTTCAAAGTTCGGTAAACCAATATTTACGGCTTTCCGTCTCCACCGCAATAGGAAACCCTGCACTTTCTGCCCATTTCCTTGGAGAGGCTTATTCGGAAACGTTGGCATTGTCCATGTACCGGTTGGTTGCCGGGCAGGGAAGCGTGCTTACGCCTGCCTTCCTGTCTTCAATTGAGAATCAGCCTTCGTTTCCTGAAAGTAAGGCCAAGCTGCTGCTAGATTCGCTTAAGCTTGGCCATCTCGACAAAGCCATTGGGTATTACGACGAGATTATGAACGGGCTTGTCCGTTCCAGATATGAGACGATACTATCATCGGTTATGCGCTTGATGTTCATGATTCGCAGCGCATTCCCTAGCGTTGCGGACAGCGATCAATCGCGTGTACCGGACTTGCTCCAGGGCTTCCTCATTCATATCGAGAGCATCGAATCGCTCGAAGAGATTCATCGGAAGTTCGAAGAGATCTTCAAAGAAATCGTTGATTCATTAGATACGAGTAAACAGAACAAGCGTCAAATGATCGTTAGCCGAGTCAAGCAGATGATCGAGGAGAACTATCATGATACGAACTTGAACCTGAGCGCGTTGGCCGAGGAGTTTCAGATGTCGCACGTTTATTTGGGCCGGATCTTCAAGGAATCGACCGGTCAATCCGCGGTTGAATATATTACGACCGTTCGAATGGAGCATGTAAAGCAATTGCTGGATGAAACAAACTTATCGACGAAGGCGATTGTGGAGAAGTGCGGCTGGGAAGATTCGAATTATTTTTATATTTTGTTTAAGAAGCATTTCGGAATGCCGTTGTCCCAATATCGCCTCCAGCCGAAAAATACGGATGAATAG